From Coturnix japonica isolate 7356 chromosome 1, Coturnix japonica 2.1, whole genome shotgun sequence, the proteins below share one genomic window:
- the SLC6A12 gene encoding sodium- and chloride-dependent betaine transporter isoform X1 → MTRDTTKEAEPNGALVAPEETKKEEMEERGQWSSKVEFVLSVAGEIIGLGNVWRFPYLCYKNGGGAFLIPYLIFLFTCGIPLFLLETALGQYTSQGGVTAWRKICPIFEGIGYSSLGIEIYLNIYYIIILSWALFYLFSSFTAVLPWASCNNPWNSDLCVDFLNISNWDNRTVPANATSPVVEFWEKRVLGLTDGIHNMGTVRWELALCLLLAWIICYFCIWKGVKSTGKVVYFTATFPYVMLVILLVRGVTLPGAAEGIVFYLKPDVSRLADPQVWMDAGTQILFSYAICLGCLTALGSYNNYTNNCYRDCIMLCFLNSATSFVAGFAIFSVLGFMAREQGVPIAEVAESGPGLAFIAYPTAVTMMPASQLWSCLFFLMLIFLGLDSQFVCVESMVTAIIDMFPGVFRKKGRRELLILAIAVMCYLLGLLLITEGGMYIFQLFDYYAASGTCLIFLAIFEVICVGWVYGANRFYNNIEDMIGYRPWPLIKICWLVFTPGLCLAVFFFSLIKYTPLKYNNSYVYPPWGYMLGWLMALSTMVCIPLYVIFILLRTKGSLKQRLTLLISPAEDLPQPRKHVVSLSEQKLKEQSLPVQEMLSITERETHF, encoded by the exons ATGACAAGAGACACAACCAAGGAGGCAGAGCCCAATGGGGCACTTGTAGCTCCTGAAGAGacaaaaaaggaggaaatggaagagcGAGGCCAGTGGAGCAGCAAAGTGGAGTTTGTGCTGTCCGTGGCTGGAGAGATCATTGGTCTTGGTAATGTGTGGAGGTTCCCATATCTCTGCTACAAGAACGGCGGTG GAGCATTCCTCATCCCCTACCTCATCTTTCTCTTCACCTGTGGGATCCCACTGTTCCTTCTGGAGACAGCACTGGGGCAGTACACCAGCCAAGGAGGGGTCACTGCCTGGAGGAAGATCTGTCCCATCTTTGAAG GAATTGGATATTCCTCGCTAGGCATTGAGATCTATCTAAACATCTACTATATCATTATACTGTCCTGGGCACTCTTCTACCTGTTCAGCTCATTCACCGCGGTGCTACCATGGGCCAGTTGCAATAACCCTTGGAACTCAG ATCTCTGTGTGGActttctgaatatctccaaCTGGGACAACAGAACTGTGCCTGCAAACGCCACCTCTCCAGTGGTTGAATTTTGGGA GAAGAGAGTCCTGGGACTAACGGATGGTATTCACAATATGGGCACTGTGCGCTGGGAGCTGGCTCTGTGTCTCCTGCTGGCGTGGATCATCTGCTACTTCTGCATCTGGAAAGGTGTCAAGTCCACAGGAAAA GTTGTGTACTTCACTGCCACCTTCCCATATGTCATGCTGGTCATCCTGCTGGTGCGGGGAGTCACACTGCCAGGTGCTGCTGAGGGGATCGTCTTCTACCTGAAGCCAGATGTCTCCAGGCTAGCAGACCCGCAG GTCTGGATGGATGCAGGCACACAGATTCTCTTCTCTTACGCGATATGCCTTGGGTGCCtgacagccctgggcagctaCAATAACTATACCAACAACTGTTACAG ggaCTGCATTATGCTCTGCTTCCTGAACAGTgccaccagctttgttgctggCTTTGCCATTTTCTCTGTGCTGGGCTTCATGGCTCGAGAGCAGGGCGTACCCATTGCGGAAGTGGCTGAATCAG GTCCTGGCCTGGCTTTCATAGCATACCCAACAGCAGTAACAATGATGCCCGCGTCTCAGCTTTGGTCCTGCCTCTTCTTCCTCATGCTGATCTTCTTGGGACTGGACAGCCAG TTTGTCTGTGTGGAAAGCATGGTGACAGCTATTATTGACATGTTCCCGGGAGTGTTTCGAAAGAAGGGACGCCGGGAGCTGCTGATCCTGGCCATTGCAGTGATGTGCTACCTGCTGGGCTTACTGCTGATCACTGAG GGTGGGATGTACATCTTCCAGCTCTTTGATTACTATGCTGCTAGCGGCACGTGTCTGATATTCCTGGCCATTTTTGAAGTCATCTGTGTAGGATGGGTTTACG GTGCCAACCGCTTCTACAACAACATTGAGGACATGATTGGTTATCGACCATGGCCCTTGATCAAGATATGCTGGCTGGTGTTCACCCCGGGTCTGTGTTTG gctgtcttctttttctccctaatCAAGTACACACCCTTGAAATACAACAATTCTTATGTGTACCCACCCTGGGGCTACATGCTGGGCTGGCTGATGGCACTCTCCACCATGGTCTGCATTCCTCTCTACGTCATCTTCATCCTCCTGAGGACCAAGGGATCCCTGAAGCAG CGGCTCACGCTGCTGATTTCCCCAGCAGAGGATCTGCCGCAGCCCAGGAAGCACGTGGTGAGTCTGTCCGAACAGAAGCTCAAGGAACAGTCCCTTCCTGTCCAGGAGATGCTCAGCATCACAGAGAGGGAAACCCATTTCTAA
- the SLC6A12 gene encoding sodium- and chloride-dependent betaine transporter isoform X2, whose amino-acid sequence MGAGAFLIPYLIFLFTCGIPLFLLETALGQYTSQGGVTAWRKICPIFEGIGYSSLGIEIYLNIYYIIILSWALFYLFSSFTAVLPWASCNNPWNSDLCVDFLNISNWDNRTVPANATSPVVEFWEKRVLGLTDGIHNMGTVRWELALCLLLAWIICYFCIWKGVKSTGKVVYFTATFPYVMLVILLVRGVTLPGAAEGIVFYLKPDVSRLADPQVWMDAGTQILFSYAICLGCLTALGSYNNYTNNCYRDCIMLCFLNSATSFVAGFAIFSVLGFMAREQGVPIAEVAESGPGLAFIAYPTAVTMMPASQLWSCLFFLMLIFLGLDSQFVCVESMVTAIIDMFPGVFRKKGRRELLILAIAVMCYLLGLLLITEGGMYIFQLFDYYAASGTCLIFLAIFEVICVGWVYGANRFYNNIEDMIGYRPWPLIKICWLVFTPGLCLAVFFFSLIKYTPLKYNNSYVYPPWGYMLGWLMALSTMVCIPLYVIFILLRTKGSLKQRLTLLISPAEDLPQPRKHVVSLSEQKLKEQSLPVQEMLSITERETHF is encoded by the exons ATGGGTGCAG GAGCATTCCTCATCCCCTACCTCATCTTTCTCTTCACCTGTGGGATCCCACTGTTCCTTCTGGAGACAGCACTGGGGCAGTACACCAGCCAAGGAGGGGTCACTGCCTGGAGGAAGATCTGTCCCATCTTTGAAG GAATTGGATATTCCTCGCTAGGCATTGAGATCTATCTAAACATCTACTATATCATTATACTGTCCTGGGCACTCTTCTACCTGTTCAGCTCATTCACCGCGGTGCTACCATGGGCCAGTTGCAATAACCCTTGGAACTCAG ATCTCTGTGTGGActttctgaatatctccaaCTGGGACAACAGAACTGTGCCTGCAAACGCCACCTCTCCAGTGGTTGAATTTTGGGA GAAGAGAGTCCTGGGACTAACGGATGGTATTCACAATATGGGCACTGTGCGCTGGGAGCTGGCTCTGTGTCTCCTGCTGGCGTGGATCATCTGCTACTTCTGCATCTGGAAAGGTGTCAAGTCCACAGGAAAA GTTGTGTACTTCACTGCCACCTTCCCATATGTCATGCTGGTCATCCTGCTGGTGCGGGGAGTCACACTGCCAGGTGCTGCTGAGGGGATCGTCTTCTACCTGAAGCCAGATGTCTCCAGGCTAGCAGACCCGCAG GTCTGGATGGATGCAGGCACACAGATTCTCTTCTCTTACGCGATATGCCTTGGGTGCCtgacagccctgggcagctaCAATAACTATACCAACAACTGTTACAG ggaCTGCATTATGCTCTGCTTCCTGAACAGTgccaccagctttgttgctggCTTTGCCATTTTCTCTGTGCTGGGCTTCATGGCTCGAGAGCAGGGCGTACCCATTGCGGAAGTGGCTGAATCAG GTCCTGGCCTGGCTTTCATAGCATACCCAACAGCAGTAACAATGATGCCCGCGTCTCAGCTTTGGTCCTGCCTCTTCTTCCTCATGCTGATCTTCTTGGGACTGGACAGCCAG TTTGTCTGTGTGGAAAGCATGGTGACAGCTATTATTGACATGTTCCCGGGAGTGTTTCGAAAGAAGGGACGCCGGGAGCTGCTGATCCTGGCCATTGCAGTGATGTGCTACCTGCTGGGCTTACTGCTGATCACTGAG GGTGGGATGTACATCTTCCAGCTCTTTGATTACTATGCTGCTAGCGGCACGTGTCTGATATTCCTGGCCATTTTTGAAGTCATCTGTGTAGGATGGGTTTACG GTGCCAACCGCTTCTACAACAACATTGAGGACATGATTGGTTATCGACCATGGCCCTTGATCAAGATATGCTGGCTGGTGTTCACCCCGGGTCTGTGTTTG gctgtcttctttttctccctaatCAAGTACACACCCTTGAAATACAACAATTCTTATGTGTACCCACCCTGGGGCTACATGCTGGGCTGGCTGATGGCACTCTCCACCATGGTCTGCATTCCTCTCTACGTCATCTTCATCCTCCTGAGGACCAAGGGATCCCTGAAGCAG CGGCTCACGCTGCTGATTTCCCCAGCAGAGGATCTGCCGCAGCCCAGGAAGCACGTGGTGAGTCTGTCCGAACAGAAGCTCAAGGAACAGTCCCTTCCTGTCCAGGAGATGCTCAGCATCACAGAGAGGGAAACCCATTTCTAA